The sequence aaataccttAAACTTCAAACTTATGTCAAATTATCAGtcgtatgaaaaaatttttagaataaaagatttccaaaatttaattttctaaaaaaaaggtactcataattttttgctaGGACCAATAGAAAAGCcctaaattcaaaattttgacgcTCGTAATCAGCTAAAGCTTCACTTGTTAAGAGAAGACctcaaactttaaatttatgtcAAAATATCAGtcgtatgaaaaaatttttggaataaaaaatgccttaaattaaatttcttacaaaaatgtttacagttatttttatttcaaaggttttttattgtttgtatTTTGTTGAACGACAATTGTGAACATTATCCGCCACACATACAAATaacgttaaataaattattacttattaataggTAACCTGATATTAATTACTTGTAcatacataatttatattgattaATGACGTAGATTTCTTAattagtattataattttatcactatactctctgataaaaaaaatggattgaaaagtattcaaaagttttgaaaattattgaatctatgcaaactgtatatctatattgtatgtatatataaatatacagttTGCATAGGTTCaatacttttgaatatttttcaatccatttttttaatcagggctGTATCATATCTTCATTGTTTTTCTTATCAATTAACAAATAGCCTAATCAGTCGTCGTACAACTATAGCTTAAATCTAGTTTATATTTCCTTCTACTATTGATTGGAAATTATTAATACTCAGGTCACTTTAggtttcaattataattatcatcacAATAAATGGAGACGAACTCCGTATTCTTTTTATCAGgttaaccaaaaaataattgttatcagtttaagcataaaaaataatataaaggaAACGAAGTGCGAAGAAACTATGTTTCgatactataaaaataattaaaaattgttaatcatGCATAAGCAATTCCGCCAGTTTTGGAATTTTCCGTGAAAGAacaaaaatagtgaaaaaaaagaaactttttGTAGCCCAATCTACGATATAtaaatgtcattaaaaaagttaaatgattaaaaaatttataaaagaaaaaaaaagtataagtcGGTAAGCCGCGTGGAGTTTTGGATTTATTCCATCTTCTTGGCAAGCTTTGCCTTTTCCAAAACCTCAGAATCAAAATCGCCTCTTCTCTTGCTAGGAGGACGTCGGCCCATCGGACTCAGTACATCAGAAGACAATACCGCGACTTCCTCGCAAATTTTAACATCGGCCATTGACTCCACAGTCAGATAAGGCGGTCCAGCTAATGAAAAATGAAGTAGAATAAATGAGaatcaatataaaatagattaaataggacaatacaatataataaaggtataaaaaaagCATAAATCGATGAATAATCTTACTGGTATTAGTAGTAACAACTCCAACGACTTGGAGGAAAGTCCCCCGTGGGATTCGAGTAGATAAggcatcgaaatttttgattcgGACCGGCAGTTTGGTTTCACCGTCAACAATAACACCGGCACCGGTCGTTGTCCCATATGATTTGATGGGATCAAATTCCTGCTTCAAATAACCTTGGGCACCTGGTTGttgcagaaaaaaattgattaatatagGTCAagattgcaaaaaaaaaatggtacaAACTCAGAAACAGATGGtcgaaatttaatattataaaaaaaagggtACTTCTAATTTTTTGCTAGGACCAATAGAAAAGCCCAATATTCAACATTTTGATTCTCGTAATCAGCTGAAGCTTTACTCGTTGAGAAAAGACCTTAAACTTCAAATGTATGTCAAAATATCGgtcgttttaaaaaatttttcgactaAAAGATgtccaaaatttaattttctaaaaaaaaaggtacttataattttttgctaGGACCAATAAAAAAGCcctaaattcaatattttgattCCCGTAATCAGCTAAAGCTTCACTGGTTCAGAAAAGACCTTAAACTTCAAATTTATGTCAAAATATCGgtcgttttaaaaaatttttcgaataaaagatttccaaaatttaatgttctaaaaaaaaggtagttataattttttgctaGGACCAATAGAAAAGCccgaaattcaaaattttgatgcTCGTATTCAGCTAAAGCTTcacttgttaagaaaatacctTAAACTTCAAATTTATGTCAAATTATCAGtcgtatgaaaaaatttttggattaaaaGATTACcagaattcaattttctaaaaaaaaggtattcataattttttgctaGGACCAATAGAAAAGCcctaaattcaatattttgattCTCGTAATCAGCTAAAGCTTCACTGGTTAAGAAAAAACCTTAAACTTCAAATTCATGTCAAAATATCAGTCGTatgaaagaatttttgaacgaaagatgtcaaaaattcaattttctaaaaaaaaggtactgataattttttgctaGGACCAATGAAAAAGccgtaaatttaatattttgattctCGTAATCAGCTAAAGCTtcacttgttaaaaaaagacCTTAAACTTCAAATTGATGTCAAAATATAAGCCGCAAGAAAAATCTTTCAGAATAAAagttttccaaaatttaattttttgcagAAAAAGTCATTTATTGGATTGAGCTaggataataatcaaaattaaaaacttacgGACTGTCGCTTCTAGttctttataatatattagtGGCATATCCAGAATCTGGACTGGTATAGCTTGGCGGACATACTTTTCTTCAAAAAAGGTAATTTTTGTTGCTGTTGTGATGTATAGCTCTAAGGGTTCTATACGGTGCATCGGATTATTAAATTGTGGATTCCCGACCGTTACTTTAGCGCGTTTCAGCTCAATAatctgaaattaattaaaaaaatttcaaattatttatatggtgaaaaaataattaataactatagaTTTACAGTTCCGTCATGAATTAGCGGTGAGTTTTTTGTGGCATCTGCCCCCCAGAACACTACACGCACACGTTTTTGCGCCGCGCTATTGATGATGATCTTGTAAAGCGGAACAGGCTTTGCCAACGGATATTTCGCTGATGTTACCAACTTTGTTCCCTCAATCGCATCCACGTATCCTTTTAGctcactgaaaataaaaaaaacaaattaaatcaataaaatttttttacactaattattcattatttatttatattaaaattaaaaaatacttacacaCTATCGTCTCCGGCTACCCATTCGTCAATTTCCTCGTCATCCGTAAAGGACGCAATAATTGATTGCAAAGACATGGTTCGATTTAATCAATTTCTGCTTGCACGTTTTAAACTAATAGTAATATTCAGATTCCGCTTGCACGTTTTAAAGTAATAATCAGATTAGATTCTGCTTGCACGTTTCAAACTAATAATATTCAGATTCCGCTTGCACGTTTTAAAGTAATAATCGGATTAGATTCTGCTTGCACGTTTTAAACTAATAATCAGATTCTGCCTGCACgttttaaactaataaatcaGAATCAGATCGATGACGATGTAACGAGCGATATTGCTCCGTCGGCGTATTCAGGGGAAAGAAAGCATCGGGTCATAGTACAAGCAAGCAAAGGTGCCGCTGTGTCGTTCTACGTTTCTATTGGCTCCTATTCTACATTTCTATTGGCTTACATAATTCTCTAGGAAAAATGCCCAAAGTCCCCAGATCTTTAGTGTCACTACAGCACCCTAAATACGTAAGTATGAACTATTCAATGCTCTCTCAAAAGTTACTTCATGTCCAAAATATCtcctatatattaaaattaaatgacaacttttttttcaatactacCTCCACGTATTCCATGccacttatatttttatattttatttttttaattctaacaaaaattcttttatcctcttgcttattatttttcgatATATCGATTACTACCAACTTCGATTATAAACTTTCAGCTTTAACACTTCAACGCTCATAGCTCCAGCGTCAaaactaaacattttttagttttgacgCTAAAATTTATGCAGATGGCACTTTTGTCGAAATCGTACCACGTGATCAGGTTTGACGCTGAAAATCCGCGTCAAGCGTCAGCATGAAATTGCACCTTAATgtgtttattgtttattattatacaattttaCAATGCGAGTGCAACCTTAAGTATAAAACATGAAGGTGCACTCTTATGTGCATGTACAGCGCATGTATACATGTATTTACATGTAGAATACAATCTTACGATGCAAGTGCAACCTTAAGTATAAAACATAAAGGTGAACTGTTATGTACATGTACATGTTTatttacatgtaaaaaatcatttgtatatatttttgtgtCGTTTGTGTATAGTATAATTACTTTTAACCAATCAGATTACGAATAGTTTGCAACACATATTTGTTATACATttcatgtaaaatttataataggaTTTgttataatcataaaaaaatgaattatcgcgctaaatttttctttcaaatactataaaaatataaaaaaatggtctatcgttttttaagcaaaaacatttttttatattttttatttaattataaaaattctgatgCTTCGATcttgcgttttttttttcgtatttgcTTAAAAAACGATAGAAAACcatttttggatatttttatagtatatataagaaaaatttagcactaaaattcatttcttttatatcaaatcgtttatttaaaaaacgaataaaaaattgatataaaaattttttttgtcatattcATACAGAGCAATAAAAATGAGGATTtcaaagaaagaaaaaatagtttcttaatatttatgttgacttgcaaaaaaaattgttaactgACAAATGCGAttttagcaataaaaatattttttaaaataaagatttttatcttaaaaatcattattctgattattaattatatttccaaaaaaaaattttcaatggcGGTTTTTTACCATGTAAATATACCGTGTATTCACTGTTAATTTACAGTTTTAATACTGTGTATGCACACCGTTTACTCACTGTTAATTTACAGTTTAGATACGGTATAACAATCGTATAATCACAGTTTATCAACCGTTAACGAATGGAACAAATAAACGGCGAGTAAACAGTTTATAAACGGTGCTTAAACGGTGTTATCACGGATACGGTTTATAAACGGTAAATAAACGGTTCGCTCGAGGTTGCAAGggtagtaataattattattacatttcaTTGCTTTTTTCGCtgtgaaattgaaaaaaattatttcttattcaGCAGGTCTTTTCTGCAACTTTTCGTTAATAACTAACAAAATGCGCTACGAATTCTGTTCATTACGGTGTTTTGAtatcttcgagctcaaaaatgtagATTGAATACTATTTTGGAGTCAAAGATTAAACCCTTACGCGCTTTTAAGGTCTTCGAGCTCTAAAACTCGGTAGATTATTGATAAaacgctttttttttaattttcaaaagttatttgttatttattattaacgtttttttataatattcaatcGATTTTAATAATACCTAACTAATTAACCAGCATTgatattaaatgataaaaaaatcattcataaatagaaattttttatgtggCCTGACGTAGCGTGCTAAACAATTGTAAACATAATTTCTATATcattgttttaataataaaaaatatatttctgtttctgtattttttaaacGGAATAGaaaatggtaattatttagttttgtGGTCGCTCTTTTGCTCATAAAAtcaatatgataaaattttaccaattaatgatttatactttttaaaaatttataagtgtataagtttattaaaaagtagaataattaaagaaatattaattctttgattaaaagaaaaatttattttatttaataaaacccgacattaaaaaaaaaaattttttttttaatagaaactTTGGACTAATTTTATAGTTTGTATCATAATTccactataaaatatattgattaaaaaagaaaaatcaggaaaacagttgactctgaaggctatccctgcaacttttcgctaattccatacctaggcgcttaaaattgcacttacaatgtttttgagctcttcgagctcaaaagtctgatagaagtttcatagaacactattttttgaattttcaaaccacaataacttttgagtaaattaaccgattttcacgtggttggcggcATACAACACAGTTTTTTCAGtctcataaaaaatcttaaagtttgaattgattgaaCGAGGAATtctggagttattccgaaaaaacataTATATCACTTCTTTCGATAGTATTAGGCCTATCAGTGAATATTCTTACAAAGTAAAtacatcaaattttcaaagcatATACCCTTTATCAAGTCATATCAGATGAGATTAAACCATATCAGAACCTATCAAAACATCATACGGGCATATCAAATTATACCAAGCCTGATATAGTCATGTAAgacctgatatggccaatttccatatcaggccGTATCAGCTCATATCAggagatattaaaaattatatatggtaTCAGACCATATGAAGCctgatataattatatcaaaaaatttgatacagCCATATACAGACATATCAGGTTGGACcagaacattttttcacgggtTTCATGTCGATCTCAAAGTGAGATACATACTATTATATGGCTCACATATGAAATCCCGTAAAGTTTTCGCATAAAATGATTCGAAATTCATAAGCAAATTGTAaagttatcataaaaaaagtaattacagTGTGTAAATAGTGTAAACACCACTGATAATCACCATATATACATTGTGTATACACCATCGATACACCGTGTATTCACCactaacacacacacacaatgtATACATTGTGTGGGTATCATATTTTTACCACTAACAACCACCGTCGAAGCATTGTGTATCTAACAAGTATACACCGTGTACCAATAGCACAAATACATAGTGTATACATCGTATATACACCGAAGACTCAAGGTCTTAAGATAATGTATGAGCACACAGTATACACAGTATACATACAAATACAGCAGGTTCAGAGCCGCCAGGATAAACTATATTCTTAGACAGTTCAAGTAAACTTTTTTCTCGGTCAACTGGATAAGTAATCCAAANNNNNNNNNNNNNNNNNNNNNNNNNNNNNNNNNNNNNNNNNNNNNNNNNNNNNNNNNNNNNNNNNNNNNNNNNNNNNNNNNNNNNNNNNNNNNNNNNNNNTTCAGTCCAATCTCCTTTGGTTGGATTATTCTACGTCTTCTAAACAATACCATTTACAGCATATGCTATATCTGGTCTGGTTGCACCAGCAAGATACAACAACAGACTCCCTATAGCCTCTCTATAAGGTGCATTAGCTGGAATTTTTATTGGAATCATCTAATTTTTCCtatgttttttattgtttctatttttaatttgtctagTTATCATGGGTGTGTCTTGAGCATTACATTCTTTTCAGATCGAAACGTTCTAGGATCTTTTTCAGTGTACTCAGGCTGGTAGTGTGAATAGACATTTTCACTGATTTACTTCTATATTCATTTGGTGAATTTTCATcccaagaaaattttccgGTTCTcccaaaattttcatttcgaAAACGTTACTgaaatgatttataatttcatcTAATTTTTCGGGTAAATTGCTAGCTGCAATCATATCATCTACGTATAGGATTACGATGGCAATTTTTCCATCTTCTCTCCAAGTAAATAAGCATGGCTCGTTTAGATCATTCTCCAAACCTAGTTTCAGTGCTTCTTCAGTGAACTTTTTGTTCCATCTCTTAGGACTGATCCTCAATCCATAAAGAGATTTTTCAAGCTTCCAGACTATCTTTTCTCTGATTTCATCACTGCAATCATAGCTTTCTGGAATCTCcataaaaattgctttttCCAGAGTCCCATACAGAAAGACAGTTTTTACATCCATTTGTCTTGCGTCTAAATCAAGTTTCTTTATGATTGCTAGTGCTAATCTGATTACTGGAAGTCTTGAGACTGGAGCATAAGTTTCTTTCAGCTCTTACTCGTTTACATCTAGAAAACCTCTTATAACCACTCTAACTTTATAGATGGTTTCTCCAGTTTTGCCAATTTTGGTTTTAAAAACCCATCTAGAGTTCACTACATTAGCATCTACAAGTCTTTTAACTAGATTGTAGACTTTGTTATCatctattgattttaattcttCTTTAACTGCTTTCATCCAATCAACACAGTCTTCCCGCAGTAAACACTCTTTGTAATTACTGGGATCCTTGTTGATAGAAGAAAGCATAGCATGTATAAAAACTTCTTCATCTACAATCgtgaacttttttattgttttggcATAAACGAAGTTATCATCTATCTTGGGTTTTAGTTTCCTTTTTGAAGCTctcaatttcttaaatttggtatcaatTGATACATTATCATCTAATTTACGCTTTTTAGATTTGTCTGAATTAACTAGTTTATCTTTAGAGTTTATTGTTACAGGAGTATTTGCATCAGAAGATTCAGAATCTATTTTCCcatcaattgaattatcatctACTTCTAcatctttttgtttttcaattgTTGGAGAATCTTCAACTTCTAAATCTTTTGTTTTGTAATAATCCTTATAAACTagtttttcattaaatctgaCATGTCttgaatttaagaatttttccagAGGTCGGCTCCCACAATACATAACCAGTACGTGAGTAACCTACCAGTATGGATCTTATTGCTctttcagaaaatttattttctgatATTGGAAGTTTAACATAAGCTAAACATCCAAACCttctaattttattcatatgtGTGCTAATCTTTGCATtgagtttatttaatagtGATACAAAACCATTGGTTTTGTGAGGTGTTCGATTGTACATATCAACAGCTGTTTCAGCTGTCAATATCCACATCGATTTAGACAGGCCAGAGTCAAACAATAACGCTCTAATTTTCTGttgtattgttttattaaatctcTCGGCTGTACCATTTAACTCTGGAGTATACGGTGGTGCATAATCTGATtctatcttttttttatgcataacATCTACAGTATCACCTCCCGTAAACACCCTAGCATTATCAGTTCTGATATAGCAcactttatcatttttaccTAATAAATTTCTAGTTGTATTTATGAAGCTTTCTAAACAACTAGCagcttcatttttatttttaatagaataaatttttgcaaaTCTAGAAAAATCATCTAAAAACACAATAATGTATTTGTAAGCACCTGGGaacgaatttattttaaattgtccCATAGTGTCCACATGAATTGTGGACACTAATGTTGTGTCGTTTGAATAatcgaaaggaaatttagtatagaccggatagctcaaatggcagagtagccgacatgtcttcggaaggttctgggttcgaatcccactccgagctatctaataattttttctcgcatattctataaactcacattaagatgatcttc comes from Cotesia glomerata isolate CgM1 unplaced genomic scaffold, MPM_Cglom_v2.3 scaffold_34, whole genome shotgun sequence and encodes:
- the LOC123274424 gene encoding uncharacterized protein LOC123274424: MSLQSIIASFTDDEEIDEWVAGDDSVELKGYVDAIEGTKLVTSAKYPLAKPVPLYKIIINSAAQKRVRVVFWGADATKNSPLIHDGTIIELKRAKVTVGNPQFNNPMHRIEPLELYITTATKITFFEEKYVRQAIPVQILDMPLIYYKELEATVRAQGYLKQEFDPIKSYGTTTGAGVIVDGETKLPVRIKNFDALSTRIPRGTFLQVVGVVTTNTTGPPYLTVESMADVKICEEVAVLSSDVLSPMGRRPPSKRRGDFDSEVLEKAKLAKKME